In Nitrospirota bacterium, the genomic window GGATGTAGGACATGGGACTTGACCCCCCGGACAAAGAATGAAACGTTTTTTCGACATATCCAGTTCATCTATCGGCCTTATTATATTGTTACCCCTCTTTATAGCGGTGGCAATCCTTATAAAGCTTGACAGCCGTGGTCCTGTTTTTTTCAGGCAGCAGAGGATAGGTAAGAATTTCAGGCCTTTCCGCATTTATAAGTTCAGAACCATGACGACTGATGCCCCTGAGAAAGGACCTGAGATAACAGTTGGCGGGGATAAGAGGGTGACGCGTATTGGACGGATACTCAGAAAATACAAAATAGATGAACTTCCACAACTCATGAATGTGCTCAAGGGTGATATGAGCCTTGTAGGGCCGAGACCCGAGATGGAAAAATATGTTG contains:
- a CDS encoding sugar transferase; translation: MKRFFDISSSSIGLIILLPLFIAVAILIKLDSRGPVFFRQQRIGKNFRPFRIYKFRTMTTDAPEKGPEITVGGDKRVTRIGRILRKYKIDELPQLMNVLKGDMSLVGPRPEMEKYVELYKEDYRYILQVRPGITDISSITYRDEEGVLMGKKDPEAYYRQVLLPEKIRLAREYIDRASFFYDLRLIFRTVYRIFYPSFTIQPQSAQSNTKKRNLN